The following are encoded together in the Sinorhizobium terangae genome:
- a CDS encoding carbohydrate ABC transporter permease — protein sequence MRRARRFNINGILVNAAALALVLSYALPYVYLLITSIKPAADVQQIPPSFLPAVVSLENFREVLQSSALPKAFASSLAVAVLTTVFSLAAAVPAAYVATQYRRRITTLFLLFALVTRMVPSVSLGVPLFQLLKSLGLLDTIPGLVLAHTSAAVPLALLLMSAFFEGVPKELEEAARMDGCTRFQAFRKIILPVMIGGIAVTALFTFITSWNEFLYALLLTSEATKTAPIVIAEYNSVYGLAWGAMTAAAVLYSLPVIVVTLALQKQIVGGLTFGAVKG from the coding sequence ATGCGTAGGGCACGCCGCTTCAATATCAATGGCATCCTGGTCAACGCGGCGGCCCTCGCGCTCGTTCTGTCCTATGCGCTGCCATATGTCTATCTGCTCATAACCTCGATCAAGCCGGCGGCGGATGTCCAGCAGATTCCGCCGAGCTTCCTGCCTGCAGTGGTCTCGCTCGAAAACTTTCGCGAAGTGCTGCAATCGTCGGCGCTGCCGAAGGCGTTCGCAAGCTCGCTCGCGGTGGCGGTGCTGACAACCGTGTTTTCGCTGGCGGCGGCAGTCCCCGCGGCCTACGTCGCAACGCAGTACCGGCGCAGGATCACCACCCTGTTCCTGCTGTTTGCGCTGGTCACGCGTATGGTGCCGTCGGTGTCTCTGGGTGTGCCACTGTTCCAGCTTCTGAAGTCTCTGGGCCTGCTCGATACGATCCCGGGCCTGGTTCTTGCCCACACGTCGGCTGCCGTCCCACTGGCGCTGTTGCTCATGTCCGCCTTCTTCGAAGGCGTGCCGAAGGAACTCGAAGAAGCAGCACGCATGGATGGCTGCACACGTTTCCAGGCATTCCGGAAGATTATCCTTCCGGTCATGATTGGTGGGATCGCAGTGACTGCGCTCTTCACCTTCATCACGAGTTGGAACGAGTTCCTCTACGCGTTGCTGCTGACATCGGAGGCTACGAAAACGGCACCGATTGTCATCGCCGAATACAACTCGGTCTACGGGCTTGCCTGGGGAGCGATGACCGCAGCCGCGGTGCTCTATTCGCTTCCCGTGATCGTCGTAACGCTCGCACTTCAAAAGCAGATCGTCGGCGGCCTGACATTCGGCGCTGTAAAGGGATGA
- a CDS encoding ABC transporter ATP-binding protein: MSAIELRNINKVYGNSFHALHDLSFDIRDGEFMVFVGPSGCGKSTALRMIAGLESITSGELRIGGRLVNDVDPKDRDIAMVFQSYALYPHKTVRENIAFPLQMAGLPKTEIASRVDEAARTLELTTLLDRRPALLSGGQRQRVAMGRAIVRKPAAFLMDEPLSNLDAKLRVQMRAEIASLQRKLNVTTIYVTHDQVEAMTMGDRVAVMKGGVLQQVDTPQNLYNRPDNVFVAAFIGSPSMNLYEAVLNGRTLTLGSNTFEIPERVFEYRPSLNGASNRQVIVGVRPEHMNDAAVRPSSAEISAPVTLVEALGSESMVHLNIDAPWVDAGDPDAVADIGDEKAAVARFSPKSTVRAGDIARVAVDAEELHFFEPDTRTSIW, from the coding sequence ATGTCCGCCATAGAACTGCGCAATATCAACAAGGTCTACGGAAACAGTTTTCACGCTCTGCACGATCTGAGCTTCGACATCAGGGATGGCGAGTTCATGGTTTTCGTCGGTCCGTCGGGATGTGGAAAGTCGACGGCGCTCAGGATGATCGCTGGCCTGGAGAGCATTACTAGCGGTGAACTCAGGATCGGTGGCAGGTTAGTTAACGATGTCGATCCCAAGGATCGCGACATCGCCATGGTGTTCCAGTCCTACGCGCTTTATCCCCACAAGACAGTGCGTGAAAATATCGCCTTTCCCCTGCAGATGGCGGGGCTGCCGAAGACCGAAATTGCCAGCCGCGTAGACGAAGCCGCACGCACCCTCGAATTGACGACTTTGCTCGACCGCAGGCCGGCACTCCTTTCAGGAGGCCAGCGTCAGCGTGTCGCCATGGGACGAGCGATCGTCCGCAAACCAGCGGCCTTCCTGATGGATGAACCGTTGTCGAACCTCGATGCCAAGCTGCGCGTGCAGATGCGCGCCGAGATCGCCAGCCTCCAAAGAAAACTGAATGTCACTACGATTTACGTGACACACGACCAGGTCGAGGCGATGACGATGGGTGACCGCGTAGCTGTCATGAAAGGCGGCGTGCTTCAGCAAGTCGACACACCGCAAAACCTGTACAATCGCCCTGACAATGTCTTTGTCGCCGCCTTTATCGGATCGCCCTCGATGAACTTGTACGAGGCCGTTCTGAACGGAAGGACCCTGACCCTGGGCAGCAACACTTTCGAAATCCCTGAGCGGGTCTTCGAATATCGCCCCTCGCTCAACGGTGCGTCTAACCGTCAGGTCATTGTCGGTGTCCGGCCCGAGCACATGAACGACGCCGCCGTTCGGCCTTCTTCGGCCGAGATCTCAGCCCCAGTCACTCTTGTTGAGGCGCTAGGTTCTGAATCCATGGTGCATCTGAATATCGACGCACCTTGGGTCGATGCCGGCGACCCGGACGCCGTCGCCGACATCGGCGACGAAAAAGCTGCTGTAGCCCGTTTTTCTCCGAAGAGCACGGTACGCGCAGGTGACATCGCGCGCGTCGCTGTCGATGCCGAAGAACTTCACTTCTTTGAACCGGACACCCGCACCAGCATCTGGTGA
- a CDS encoding NosD domain-containing protein codes for MVSENCYDVTKYPVGNPREDIGAVINSIIADIKSRQPVSDLNDGGKPGAVIYIPPGDYRLATQVVIDVSYLKIVGSGHGFTSSSIRFNTAANELARWHEVWPGGSRILVDISPEAADGETAGAAFYVKRTGNPRISSVEFADFCIDGLHFIDDGSGQNDAENTYKNGKTGIYVGSANDSCRITGMGLIYLEHGVIVHDADALAIDNNFIAECGNCIELKGMGQASRIANNFVGAGYRGHSIYAEKYGGILVSSNNVFPRGASSVYFSGVMRSSVTGNRFHSFYPGMLVFAANCCENLVSSNHFLRDREPWAPMQKYDNGLDDLFGLMQIDGSNNSIIANHISETIDTQYIRPLAVKPVIINVVSGSGNYIANNHIVATTEISQINDAPNSACFSTQVGALLSTNNLKALEVTTVLVQRGSVRNTVLDSGNDEQVEMDKTMNAFRSTPVPGKRGRVSI; via the coding sequence ATGGTTAGCGAGAACTGTTACGACGTAACGAAGTATCCCGTAGGTAATCCCCGTGAGGATATTGGAGCGGTCATCAATAGCATCATTGCAGACATCAAAAGCAGGCAACCTGTTTCCGATCTAAATGATGGCGGAAAACCTGGAGCAGTTATCTATATACCGCCAGGCGATTACCGTCTTGCCACTCAAGTCGTTATAGACGTGAGCTATCTGAAAATTGTGGGCTCTGGACACGGTTTTACGTCTTCGAGCATCCGTTTCAACACAGCCGCAAACGAGCTGGCACGGTGGCACGAGGTGTGGCCGGGCGGTAGTCGTATACTTGTGGACATCTCTCCAGAGGCCGCCGACGGTGAGACTGCTGGAGCCGCGTTTTATGTTAAGCGTACCGGAAATCCTCGTATAAGCTCTGTGGAGTTTGCTGACTTTTGCATTGATGGCCTACATTTCATTGACGATGGTTCGGGGCAAAATGATGCAGAAAATACATATAAGAACGGCAAAACGGGAATCTATGTAGGCAGCGCCAATGACTCATGCCGAATAACGGGGATGGGTCTTATCTATCTGGAGCATGGAGTTATTGTTCATGATGCAGATGCGCTGGCGATAGACAACAATTTCATTGCTGAGTGCGGAAACTGTATCGAATTGAAAGGTATGGGGCAGGCCTCAAGAATAGCAAATAATTTTGTCGGAGCCGGATATAGGGGACATTCCATTTATGCTGAAAAGTATGGGGGCATTCTAGTATCCTCAAACAACGTATTCCCTCGAGGTGCTAGCAGTGTCTATTTTTCCGGCGTGATGCGTTCCTCGGTCACCGGAAATAGATTCCATTCGTTTTATCCCGGAATGTTGGTTTTTGCTGCCAACTGTTGCGAAAATTTGGTTTCCTCAAATCACTTTTTGCGAGATCGCGAGCCATGGGCGCCCATGCAGAAGTACGATAACGGCTTGGATGATCTGTTCGGCCTTATGCAAATTGACGGCAGCAACAATTCGATAATTGCGAATCACATTTCAGAGACAATAGATACTCAATATATCAGGCCTCTCGCCGTAAAGCCGGTGATAATTAATGTGGTTTCGGGCAGCGGCAATTACATAGCCAATAATCACATCGTGGCGACAACCGAAATATCACAAATCAATGATGCACCAAACAGTGCCTGTTTTTCAACGCAAGTGGGCGCATTGCTTTCAACTAACAACTTGAAGGCGCTCGAAGTAACGACGGTACTTGTGCAGAGGGGGTCGGTACGGAATACAGTCCTGGATTCAGGAAATGACGAACAGGTTGAGATGGACAAAACAATGAACGCCTTTAGGAGTACTCCAGTTCCTGGGAAAAGGGGCAGAGTTTCAATATAG